Proteins encoded in a region of the Cydia splendana chromosome 19, ilCydSple1.2, whole genome shotgun sequence genome:
- the LOC134799950 gene encoding lipase 3-like: MAAIIFLFLLMFTFSSSQSGYIQSSELVHPRAARAVPNATAVASARTYTAPNRATGFVDFVNLFTDVPISIARSISSGGSGINGLPVSFNDNNLGALGENFVSDFKFGLRNNEDCDLRCDQLIAKYGFPVETHEVVTEDGYILKMFRIPSDGPPVLVQHGLSGSADDYVVAGSESGIAYLLARDGYDVWLANSRGCKHSRRHITMKPSRGKFWDFSWHEVGYYDLPAMIDYALNVTGRDKLKYIGHSQGTTAFFVLGSERPEYMDKIALAVAMSPAAFNSHMRSPFIRLLAPTSGLLYAASRAFGIHELGPDNNLVRLARWLACGTGPLAEFFCSNIIFLVAGFNIEQLNVTNLPVIFSHMPSGAAAKQLVHYAQEIISKKFRQFDYGAEENMKRYGSREPPEYDLGKVTAPVSLVYSDADWLVDPRDVAKTERLLPNVVDSYKVPSKNFNHMDFIIAKDVKNLIYKKLSKILSRY, encoded by the coding sequence ATGGCcgctataatatttttatttctattgatGTTCACGTTCAGCTCCAGTCAATCTGGCTATATACAGAGTTCGGAGCTAGTGCATCCGCGTGCGGCCCGCGCCGTTCCGAATGCAACTGCCGTTGCAAGTGCTCGCACATATACGGCTCCAAACCGAGCCACAGGCTTTGTCGATTTCGTGAATTTGTTCACCGATGTGCCGATTTCTATAGCGCGGTCCATCAGCAGCGGAGGTAGCGGTATCAACGGCCTCCCAGTCTCCTTCAATGACAACAATCTCGGAGCTTTGGGTGAAAATTTTGTCTCCGATTTCAAGTTCGGCTTGCGAAATAACGAAGATTGCGACCTCCGGTGTGATCAGCTCATTGCTAAATATGGATTTCCTGTGGAGACTCACGAAGTTGTAACTGAGGATGGGTATATCTTGAAGATGTTCAGAATACCTAGCGACGGCCCGCCTGTTTTAGTACAGCATGGCCTGAGTGGCAGCGCAGACGATTACGTAGTGGCTGGCTCGGAAAGCGGAATAGCGTATTTACTAGCAAGGGATGGATATGATGTGTGGTTAGCTAACTCACGTGGCTGCAAACATTCCCGCCGGCATATCACAATGAAACCTTCCCGTGGTAAATTTTGGGATTTCTCGTGGCATGAAGTAGGTTACTACGACCTTCCGGCTATGATCGACTACGCTCTGAATGTTACCGGTCGCGACAAGCTGAAATATATTGGGCACTCTCAAGGAACAACAGCTTTCTTCGTGTTGGGATCAGAGCGGCCAGAATACATGGATAAAATAGCCTTGGCAGTGGCGATGTCGCCAGCCGCTTTTAATTCTCACATGAGATCTCCGTTCATACGGCTGTTAGCGCCTACATCTGGATTGTTGTATGCGGCGTCAAGAGCTTTCGGTATTCACGAGTTGGGGCCGGATAACAACTTGGTGAGGCTCGCGCGGTGGCTGGCGTGCGGCACGGGGCCGCTGGCCGAGTTCTTCTGTTCCAACATTATTTTCCTCGTAGCGGGGTTCAACATCGAGCAGCTGAACGTCACGAACCTTCCTGTAATATTCAGTCACATGCCTTCGGGAGCTGCAGCGAAACAGTTAGTTCATTACGCGCAAGAAATCATTTCGAAAAAGTTTAGGCAGTTCGATTACGGGGCGGAAGAGAACATGAAGCGATATGGGAGCAGAGAACCTCCTGAGTACGACCTGGGGAAAGTGACGGCGCCAGTGTCGTTGGTGTACAGCGACGCCGACTGGCTGGTGGACCCGCGCGACGTGGCCAAGACGGAGAGGCTGTTGCCAAACGTCGTCGACTCGTACAAGGTGCCTAGTAAAAACTTTAATCATATGGATTTTATTATAGCGAAGgatgtgaaaaatttaatttataagaAGCTGAGTAAAATATTGTCTCGTTATTAA